One genomic window of Candidatus Effluviviaceae Genus V sp. includes the following:
- a CDS encoding cupin domain-containing protein, which produces MFVKDVQDAQEFVAGDDSLLREILHPEHDPVDLSYSLAHAAVRPGESTRPHRLTSSEVYYIVRGAGTMHIGDEQAPIHAGQAVYIPPGATQWVENTERIDLEFLCIVDPAWQPEQEAVGR; this is translated from the coding sequence ATGTTCGTCAAGGATGTCCAGGACGCACAGGAGTTCGTCGCCGGCGACGACTCCCTTCTCCGTGAGATTCTCCACCCGGAACACGACCCGGTCGACCTCTCATACAGCCTCGCACACGCCGCCGTGCGCCCGGGCGAGTCGACCCGCCCGCACCGACTGACGTCGAGCGAGGTCTACTACATCGTGAGAGGTGCCGGGACGATGCACATCGGCGACGAGCAGGCCCCCATCCACGCCGGGCAGGCCGTCTACATTCCTCCGGGCGCCACGCAGTGGGTTGAGAACACCGAGCGGATCGACCTCGAGTTCCTCTGTATCGTGGACCCGGCGTGGCAGCCGGAGCAGGAGGCGGTGGGCAGATGA